Proteins encoded in a region of the Ancylobacter sp. SL191 genome:
- a CDS encoding RrF2 family transcriptional regulator, which translates to MLTNKGKYGLKAMMFLAQRSEGASVPGQEIADANHIPKQFLNGILLELRAAGLVRSKKGPGGGYALARCPFAICIGEIVRALDMPIARLACTEAGGDVPCMDCDDPAGCGVRTTMSQVQAAVSGVIDTLTLGELVRSNAGQEPALSDMDLAGTR; encoded by the coding sequence ATGCTGACCAACAAGGGCAAATACGGCCTCAAGGCGATGATGTTTCTGGCGCAACGCAGCGAGGGCGCCAGCGTGCCCGGCCAGGAAATCGCTGACGCTAACCATATCCCCAAGCAGTTCCTGAACGGCATCCTGCTGGAATTGCGCGCGGCCGGGCTGGTGCGTTCCAAGAAGGGGCCGGGCGGCGGCTACGCGCTGGCGCGCTGCCCCTTCGCCATCTGTATCGGCGAGATCGTCCGCGCGCTGGATATGCCCATTGCCCGCCTTGCCTGCACGGAAGCCGGCGGCGATGTGCCCTGCATGGATTGCGATGACCCGGCCGGCTGCGGCGTGCGCACGACGATGAGCCAGGTTCAGGCCGCCGTCTCCGGTGTCATCGATACGCTGACGCTCGGCGAGCTTGTGCGCTCAAATGCCGGCCAGGAGCCGGCGCTGTCCGATATGGACCTCGCCGGCACCCGCTAG
- a CDS encoding acyl-CoA dehydrogenase — MSAAPAAVSKAPAETKAPRASFDWADPFDLDGQLTEEERLVRDTARDYAQEKLLPRVTSAYMEERFDRDIMSEMGELGLLGPTIPEAYGGAGLGYVSYGLVAREVERVDSGYRSAMSVQSSLVMHPINAFGTEAQKKKFLPKLATGEWIGCFGLTEPDAGSDPSGMRTRAEKIDGGYRLSGTKMWITNSPIADLAVVWAKSAAHDGEIRGFLVERGMKGFTTPKIEGKLSLRASVTGEIVLDGVELPEENILPGASGLKGPFSCLNRARYGIGWGTMGAAEACYAAARGYTLERKQFGKPLAATQLIQKKLADMATEITLGLQLALQAGRLFDAGRLPVESISMLKRNNCGKALDIARAARDMHGGNGISSEYPVMRHMINLETVNTYEGTHDIHALILGRAITGHQAFF; from the coding sequence ATGAGTGCCGCGCCTGCCGCTGTTTCCAAAGCCCCGGCTGAAACCAAGGCCCCCCGCGCCAGCTTCGACTGGGCCGACCCGTTCGACCTCGACGGCCAGCTCACCGAAGAGGAGCGCCTCGTCCGCGACACGGCGCGCGACTATGCACAGGAAAAGCTGCTGCCGCGCGTGACCTCCGCCTATATGGAGGAACGCTTCGACCGAGATATCATGAGCGAGATGGGCGAGCTCGGCCTGCTCGGGCCGACCATCCCCGAGGCATATGGCGGCGCGGGCCTTGGCTATGTGTCCTATGGCCTCGTCGCCCGCGAGGTGGAGCGTGTCGATTCCGGCTACCGCTCGGCGATGAGCGTGCAGTCCTCGCTGGTCATGCACCCGATCAACGCCTTCGGCACCGAGGCGCAGAAGAAGAAGTTCCTGCCGAAGCTCGCCACCGGCGAGTGGATCGGCTGTTTCGGCCTCACCGAGCCGGATGCGGGCTCGGACCCGTCGGGCATGCGCACCCGCGCCGAGAAGATCGACGGCGGTTATCGCCTCAGCGGCACCAAGATGTGGATCACCAACTCGCCCATCGCCGATCTCGCGGTGGTCTGGGCGAAGTCGGCGGCCCATGACGGGGAGATTCGCGGCTTCCTCGTCGAGCGCGGCATGAAGGGTTTCACGACGCCGAAGATCGAGGGCAAGCTCAGCTTGCGCGCCTCCGTCACCGGCGAGATCGTGCTCGACGGCGTCGAGCTGCCGGAAGAGAACATCCTGCCCGGCGCCTCCGGCCTCAAGGGCCCGTTCTCCTGCCTCAACCGCGCCCGCTACGGCATTGGCTGGGGCACGATGGGGGCGGCGGAAGCCTGCTACGCCGCCGCGCGCGGCTATACGCTCGAGCGCAAGCAGTTCGGCAAGCCGCTGGCGGCGACGCAGCTGATCCAGAAGAAGCTGGCGGATATGGCGACCGAGATCACCCTCGGCCTGCAACTCGCGCTTCAGGCGGGACGGCTGTTCGATGCCGGGCGGCTGCCGGTGGAGTCCATCTCCATGCTCAAGCGCAACAATTGCGGCAAGGCGCTCGACATTGCCCGCGCCGCCCGCGACATGCATGGCGGCAACGGAATCTCGTCCGAGTACCCGGTGATGCGCCACATGATCAATCTGGAGACGGTGAACACCTATGAGGGCACGCATGACATTCATGCGCTGATCCTCGGCCGGGCGATCACCGGCCATCAGGCGTTCTTCTGA